A genomic region of Sulfobacillus acidophilus DSM 10332 contains the following coding sequences:
- a CDS encoding thiamine-phosphate diphosphorylase (PFAM: Thiamine monophosphate synthase/TENI~TIGRFAM: thiamine-phosphate pyrophosphorylase~COGs: COG0352 Thiamine monophosphate synthase~HAMAP: Thiamine-phosphate pyrophosphorylase~InterPro IPR003733~KEGG: chl:Chy400_0400 thiamine-phosphate pyrophosphorylase~PFAM: Thiamine monophosphate synthase~SPTR: Thiamine-phosphate pyrophosphorylase;~TIGRFAM: Thiamine monophosphate synthase) — protein sequence MDLRLMVIIDPRQVPVDQLGGFCREVRQGGATVIQLRGKIRSTRELVTYGRALRVETRRHGLSLIVNDRTDVALAIQADGVHVGQEDMPVRDVRRMAPGLTVGLSVSASEEIPAQPADWPDYFGVGPVYATSSKDDAGDPLGVEGLRSLWQECRRIAPVVAIGGITPANVGPLWQLPVAGVAVISAVVNAPDKALACRQLITGKEISG from the coding sequence ATGGATTTGCGGTTGATGGTGATTATTGATCCCCGGCAGGTTCCAGTCGATCAGCTCGGCGGGTTTTGCCGGGAGGTTCGGCAAGGTGGTGCCACGGTCATCCAATTACGTGGGAAGATCCGTTCAACCCGCGAATTGGTCACCTATGGCCGGGCCTTGCGGGTGGAAACCCGCCGCCACGGCTTGAGCCTGATTGTCAATGACCGTACGGATGTGGCGTTGGCGATTCAGGCGGACGGGGTGCATGTGGGTCAAGAGGACATGCCGGTGCGCGACGTCCGCCGGATGGCACCGGGGCTTACGGTGGGTTTGTCCGTTTCGGCGTCCGAAGAGATTCCCGCTCAACCCGCCGACTGGCCCGATTATTTTGGGGTTGGCCCTGTTTATGCCACATCATCTAAAGACGATGCCGGAGATCCGTTGGGGGTCGAGGGATTGCGGTCGCTGTGGCAAGAGTGTCGCCGGATTGCGCCGGTGGTCGCTATCGGCGGCATTACCCCCGCGAATGTCGGGCCCCTATGGCAGCTGCCAGTGGCCGGCGTCGCCGTCATATCGGCGGTCGTAAATGCGCCGGATAAAGCTTTGGCGTGCCGACAATTGATAACAGGAAAGGAAATATCCGGATGA
- a CDS encoding thiaminase (PFAM: TENA/THI-4/PQQC family~COGs: COG0819 Putative transcription activator~InterPro IPR004305~KEGG: tmr:Tmar_1992 TenA family transcriptional regulator~PFAM: TENA/THI-4 protein/Coenzyme PQQ biosynthesis protein C~SPTR: Transcriptional activator, TenA family), producing the protein MTLEELKAYCVPEWERIQTHPFVAGIGQGTLPDEKLRYFIGQDALYLRDFYRVLSLIGGRLTPQEGAKTLIHHAETVFSVESTLHDAIARYFQMTPDDLQKVPLGWVTKGYRDHLVRTAYTESVAVAVAAVLPCYWTYQAIGQKLASSLPEHPWLREWILTYAGEAYGTAVAEVVHLFEHLPVAPAEEAQIRESYHWSMVYERRFWDQAWSSGQH; encoded by the coding sequence ATGACTCTCGAGGAATTGAAAGCGTATTGCGTACCGGAATGGGAACGGATTCAGACCCATCCCTTTGTGGCCGGGATCGGACAAGGCACTCTGCCGGATGAAAAGCTACGCTATTTCATCGGACAAGATGCGCTCTACTTACGGGATTTTTATCGGGTGTTAAGCCTCATCGGGGGACGCTTGACACCGCAGGAAGGGGCTAAAACCCTGATTCATCATGCCGAGACGGTCTTTTCGGTCGAAAGCACGCTCCACGATGCGATTGCCCGATATTTTCAGATGACGCCGGACGATTTGCAAAAAGTTCCGCTTGGGTGGGTGACCAAGGGGTATCGGGATCATTTGGTGCGTACGGCCTATACCGAATCCGTGGCGGTTGCGGTTGCGGCCGTCTTGCCCTGTTATTGGACATATCAGGCGATCGGTCAGAAGCTGGCCTCCTCTTTACCTGAACACCCTTGGCTCAGGGAATGGATCCTGACTTACGCCGGGGAGGCATACGGGACCGCTGTGGCAGAAGTCGTCCATCTTTTTGAACACCTGCCGGTGGCGCCTGCCGAGGAGGCCCAGATCCGGGAGAGTTATCATTGGTCCATGGTCTATGAACGGCGGTTTTGGGATCAGGCCTGGTCAAGCGGACAGCATTGA
- a CDS encoding hydroxymethylpyrimidine synthase (PFAM: ThiC family~TIGRFAM: thiamine biosynthesis protein ThiC~COGs: COG0422 Thiamine biosynthesis protein ThiC~HAMAP: Thiamine biosynthesis protein ThiC~InterPro IPR002817~KEGG: bts:Btus_0347 thiamine biosynthesis protein ThiC~PFAM: Thiamine biosynthesis protein ThiC~SPTR: Phosphomethylpyrimidine synthase;~TIGRFAM: Thiamine biosynthesis protein ThiC) yields MALREDILHGDYHVFPQSRKTYVAGNRPDLRVPFREIRLSGSTRTFRVYDTSGPYTDPDASIDLTRGLPPIRRPWILERGDVEESPGMPVPLGDEALIIPTLNRRPLRAKPGRVVTQMHYARQGIVTPEMEFVAIREGFEPEVIRQEVAAGRAIIPSNINHPEAEPMIIGRRFHVKINANIGNSAVIASIDEEVAKMRWATLWGADTVMDLSTGKNIHATRQWILRNAPVPVGTVPIYQALEKVGGKPEELTWDIYRDTLIEQAEQGVDYFTIHAGVRLAYIPLTARRVTGIVSRGGSIMAAWCLAHHQENFLYTHFEEICEILAAYDVAFSLGDGLRPGSLADANDEAQFAELQTLGELTQIAWRHDVQVMIEGPGHVPMHKIQENVERERELCHDAPFYTLGPLTTDIAPGYDHITSAIGAAMIGWYGTAMLCYVTPKEHLGLPNREDVKAGVIAYKIAAHAADVAKGHPRAQAWDDTLSQARFEFRWHDQFNLALDPVTAKAYHDETLPAEPAKTAHFCSMCGPKFCAMRITQDIQDWAEAHHVALDQAIEVGLKEKSEEFRERGGAIYTEPV; encoded by the coding sequence ATGGCCCTGCGAGAAGACATCTTGCACGGAGACTATCATGTGTTTCCCCAAAGTCGCAAAACGTATGTTGCCGGTAACCGCCCGGATCTTCGTGTGCCTTTCCGGGAAATCCGGTTAAGCGGGTCCACCCGGACATTTCGGGTCTATGACACGAGTGGCCCCTATACGGATCCCGACGCGTCGATTGATTTGACTCGGGGATTGCCGCCGATACGCCGCCCTTGGATCCTTGAACGGGGCGATGTGGAAGAATCTCCGGGCATGCCGGTGCCGCTGGGAGATGAGGCGCTCATTATCCCTACGCTCAATCGGCGGCCGTTGAGAGCCAAACCCGGTCGGGTCGTGACCCAGATGCATTATGCCCGACAAGGCATCGTCACCCCGGAAATGGAATTTGTCGCGATTCGGGAAGGATTTGAGCCGGAGGTGATTCGGCAGGAGGTGGCGGCCGGCCGAGCCATTATCCCCAGCAACATTAATCACCCGGAAGCGGAGCCGATGATTATCGGTCGGCGCTTTCACGTCAAAATTAACGCGAACATCGGGAATTCGGCCGTGATTGCGTCGATTGACGAAGAAGTGGCCAAAATGCGGTGGGCAACCCTATGGGGAGCCGATACGGTCATGGATTTGTCGACGGGAAAAAACATCCACGCGACCCGGCAGTGGATTCTCCGCAATGCCCCGGTACCCGTCGGGACCGTCCCGATTTATCAAGCGTTAGAAAAGGTCGGCGGCAAGCCGGAAGAATTGACGTGGGATATTTACCGGGACACCCTGATTGAACAAGCGGAACAAGGCGTGGACTACTTTACGATTCATGCCGGGGTTCGTCTGGCCTATATTCCCTTAACGGCGCGGCGGGTCACGGGTATCGTATCGCGGGGCGGGTCCATTATGGCCGCCTGGTGTCTGGCTCACCATCAAGAGAATTTCTTATATACCCACTTTGAGGAAATCTGCGAGATTTTAGCGGCCTACGACGTGGCGTTTTCCCTGGGGGACGGGCTTCGTCCGGGATCCTTGGCCGACGCCAATGACGAGGCGCAGTTTGCCGAGTTGCAAACACTCGGTGAATTAACCCAAATCGCCTGGCGACACGATGTGCAAGTCATGATTGAAGGGCCTGGCCACGTGCCGATGCATAAAATTCAAGAAAATGTCGAACGCGAACGCGAACTCTGCCATGACGCGCCTTTTTATACTTTGGGGCCGTTAACCACCGATATTGCGCCCGGATACGACCACATCACATCGGCAATCGGTGCCGCGATGATTGGGTGGTATGGGACGGCGATGCTGTGTTATGTGACCCCGAAAGAACATTTGGGATTGCCTAACCGCGAAGACGTCAAAGCGGGCGTGATTGCCTATAAAATTGCCGCCCATGCGGCGGATGTGGCCAAGGGGCACCCGCGCGCCCAGGCCTGGGATGATACGTTGTCGCAGGCCCGTTTTGAATTTCGTTGGCATGATCAATTTAATTTGGCGCTGGATCCCGTTACCGCCAAAGCCTACCATGACGAAACCTTGCCGGCCGAACCGGCCAAGACGGCCCATTTTTGTTCCATGTGCGGTCCGAAGTTTTGCGCCATGCGTATCACCCAGGACATTCAGGATTGGGCCGAAGCCCATCATGTGGCTCTCGACCAAGCCATTGAAGTGGGATTAAAAGAAAAATCGGAGGAATTTCGTGAGCGTGGCGGAGCCATATACACGGAACCGGTCTAG
- a CDS encoding thiamine monophosphate synthase (PFAM: Thiamine monophosphate synthase/TENI~COGs: COG0352 Thiamine monophosphate synthase~InterPro IPR003733~KEGG: rxy:Rxyl_2395 thiamine-phosphate pyrophosphorylase~PFAM: Thiamine monophosphate synthase~SPTR: Thiamine-phosphate pyrophosphorylase), translating into MIWGLIDAARFEEPQWAWLPKVAPYLDGVWLRAPTFTLEEWLDWGRRIRGSAPQIPLWVGHLAAATALDAEGVQVSSTGPAAAWLKKRWTRSVAASVHHVAEARYHDAADVWIWGHAFETRSKPGLAPRPRTHLMELLAEPARPPVLVVGGITVETVGEVAGWGVQGLVVGDGIWRTLAPAEASRKIRQIWDERREKPSYPVSKEGMRFDGFD; encoded by the coding sequence ATGATCTGGGGATTGATAGACGCCGCCCGGTTTGAGGAACCTCAGTGGGCTTGGTTACCGAAAGTCGCCCCCTATCTCGACGGCGTGTGGCTCCGCGCGCCCACCTTCACGTTGGAGGAATGGTTGGATTGGGGACGTCGGATTCGTGGGAGCGCACCGCAGATTCCTCTCTGGGTCGGGCATTTGGCGGCGGCTACGGCTTTAGATGCCGAAGGGGTGCAAGTGTCCTCGACCGGACCGGCCGCGGCGTGGCTTAAAAAGCGCTGGACCAGGTCGGTGGCGGCATCTGTCCATCACGTGGCGGAAGCGCGCTATCACGACGCCGCCGATGTGTGGATTTGGGGGCATGCGTTTGAAACCCGTTCGAAACCGGGTTTAGCCCCGCGGCCGCGTACCCATTTGATGGAGCTGTTGGCCGAACCTGCCCGGCCCCCGGTGTTAGTGGTCGGCGGAATTACCGTGGAGACGGTGGGCGAAGTGGCCGGATGGGGTGTTCAGGGACTGGTGGTCGGAGACGGAATCTGGCGAACGCTGGCGCCGGCGGAGGCGAGCCGTAAAATTCGACAGATCTGGGACGAGAGACGGGAAAAGCCCTCTTATCCGGTATCAAAGGAGGGGATGCGGTTTGACGGTTTCGATTAA
- a CDS encoding thiamine biosynthesis protein ThiS (PFAM: ThiS family~TIGRFAM: thiamine biosynthesis protein ThiS~InterPro IPR003749:IPR010035~KEGG: afw:Anae109_1345 thiamine biosynthesis protein ThiS~PFAM: ThiamineS~SPTR: Thiamine biosynthesis protein ThiS;~TIGRFAM: ThiS, thiamine-biosynthesis) translates to MTVSINGEPRTVPDGLTVGELLDWLGVTRQAVAVMLDRQIVPKEAFATRQLNPEAAIEIIRFVGGG, encoded by the coding sequence TTGACGGTTTCGATTAATGGGGAACCGCGGACAGTACCCGATGGGTTGACGGTAGGCGAGTTGTTGGATTGGTTAGGGGTGACCCGTCAAGCCGTGGCGGTCATGCTGGACCGCCAGATTGTCCCGAAAGAGGCGTTTGCCACGCGGCAATTGAACCCCGAGGCGGCGATAGAAATTATTCGGTTTGTGGGAGGCGGTTAA
- a CDS encoding thiazole-phosphate synthase (PFAM: Thiazole biosynthesis protein ThiG~COGs: COG2022 Uncharacterized protein of thiazole biosynthesis~HAMAP: Thiazole biosynthesis~InterPro IPR008867~KEGG: scl:sce4242 thiazole synthase~PFAM: Thiazole biosynthesis~SPTR: Thiazole synthase) has product MMEEELDQPIRVGDYTFRSRLFVGTGKYSGYDVMREAVLASGTELVTVALRRVNLANPNEPSLLDFLPSEVTVLPNTAGCYTVEDAVMVAELARATGIGSLIKLEVIGDPTLLWPDPVLTLRATEKLVGLGFTVMVYTTPDPVLARHLEEAGAAAVMPLGSPIGSGQGILDVEAIWRIKERVTRVPVVVDAGIGGAADAAVAMEAGADAVLVNTAIAQAQDPVAMAQAMQWAVKAGRQSFLAGRMPKRPTAVASSPETGKVSHA; this is encoded by the coding sequence ATGATGGAAGAAGAATTGGACCAGCCGATACGCGTCGGCGATTACACCTTTCGTTCCCGGCTCTTTGTCGGCACCGGTAAATATTCCGGATATGACGTCATGCGGGAGGCGGTTTTGGCCTCGGGGACCGAGTTAGTCACGGTGGCGCTTCGCCGGGTCAATTTGGCCAATCCCAATGAACCGTCGTTATTGGATTTTCTGCCTTCCGAGGTGACGGTCTTGCCGAATACGGCCGGCTGTTACACCGTGGAGGATGCGGTCATGGTGGCGGAATTGGCTCGCGCCACCGGTATCGGCTCTCTCATCAAACTGGAGGTCATTGGCGACCCGACCCTTTTGTGGCCTGACCCGGTTCTGACGTTAAGGGCGACGGAAAAATTGGTGGGCCTGGGATTTACGGTGATGGTCTATACCACGCCGGATCCGGTCCTGGCGCGGCACCTGGAAGAGGCCGGTGCGGCGGCCGTGATGCCGCTCGGGTCGCCCATTGGATCAGGCCAAGGCATTCTCGACGTCGAGGCGATTTGGCGGATTAAAGAACGCGTAACACGCGTTCCGGTGGTGGTGGACGCCGGTATCGGCGGCGCGGCGGATGCCGCGGTGGCCATGGAAGCGGGGGCCGATGCGGTATTAGTCAATACGGCCATTGCCCAAGCCCAAGATCCGGTGGCGATGGCTCAGGCCATGCAATGGGCGGTGAAGGCCGGCCGGCAAAGCTTTCTGGCCGGCCGCATGCCCAAACGGCCGACGGCAGTGGCTTCGTCGCCGGAAACCGGAAAGGTGTCGCACGCATGA
- a CDS encoding (molybdopterin synthase) sulfurylase (PFAM: MoeZ/MoeB domain; ThiF family~COGs: COG0476 Dinucleotide-utilizing protein involved in molybdopterin and thiamine biosynthesis family 2~InterPro IPR000594:IPR007901~KEGG: psu:Psesu_1403 UBA/ThiF-type NAD/FAD binding protein~PFAM: UBA/THIF-type NAD/FAD binding fold; MoeZ/MoeB~SPTR: UBA/THIF-type NAD/FAD binding protein), whose product MTGFDPVINDKERVRRLVALPGVKPDRIRVLRQATVAIVGVGGLGQASAQYLAAQGIGRIRLIDPDQVALHNLSRQVLLTPADEGRLKVEAVRDALARQAPTVTVDMLPVALAADNLVPLLDGVDLILDGLDQGVPRDALNRYAVETGRPVLFAGAIGYEAQVFGVAGGQPCLACLFGSVAESVADCAVSGVLGPVVAMAGLVQAQEALKWLLGVGRPLFGRLWQWDGFSLTTRILDIPPRPDCPVCGKGDRYGL is encoded by the coding sequence ATGACCGGGTTTGATCCCGTGATTAACGATAAGGAACGCGTCCGGCGACTCGTGGCGCTACCGGGGGTGAAACCGGATCGCATTCGGGTTTTGCGTCAAGCGACCGTGGCCATTGTGGGCGTGGGCGGCCTGGGCCAAGCCAGCGCGCAATATCTCGCCGCGCAAGGGATTGGGCGCATTCGGCTGATCGATCCCGATCAGGTGGCCCTCCATAACCTGTCGCGGCAAGTGTTACTTACGCCGGCCGACGAGGGGCGCCTGAAAGTCGAAGCGGTGCGCGATGCGTTGGCCAGGCAAGCGCCGACGGTCACGGTCGATATGCTTCCCGTGGCATTGGCAGCGGACAATCTGGTCCCGCTACTCGACGGGGTCGACCTCATCTTGGACGGACTGGATCAGGGTGTTCCCCGCGATGCACTCAATCGGTACGCGGTTGAGACCGGCCGACCGGTGTTGTTTGCCGGTGCGATTGGATATGAAGCGCAAGTGTTTGGTGTCGCCGGCGGTCAGCCTTGCCTGGCCTGTCTTTTTGGATCGGTGGCGGAATCGGTCGCGGATTGTGCCGTGTCCGGCGTTTTAGGGCCGGTGGTCGCTATGGCCGGATTGGTGCAAGCCCAAGAAGCCTTGAAGTGGCTTTTAGGGGTTGGGCGACCCTTGTTCGGACGGTTATGGCAATGGGACGGTTTTTCGTTGACGACACGGATTTTAGACATTCCACCGCGGCCGGATTGTCCGGTTTGCGGGAAAGGGGACCGCTATGGGTTATGA
- a CDS encoding glycine oxidase (PFAM: FAD dependent oxidoreductase~TIGRFAM: glycine oxidase ThiO~COGs: COG0665 Glycine/D-amino acid oxidase (deaminating)~InterPro IPR006076~KEGG: bbe:BBR47_08930 glycine oxidase~PFAM: FAD dependent oxidoreductase~PRIAM: Glycine oxidase~SPTR: Glycine oxidase ThiO) has translation MGYDVIVVGGGIIGQAITFRLATAGFRVALVEAGEPGGQATRAAAGILSPAAEAAVTSPLWPLMRESLRLYPEWVTRVEQHSGIRPELFLDGVLITALESDAADLARRQEVLRAAGVAAEWWSPTVVADHIPGLAPLHPLALWIPGEGQIEAPRWLRALTDAARHFHADQFWGEPVVQWVTDATGRWIGVKTPRQTLYGERMIVATGAWTYQLWSPGLVVKPIRGQVAALRTATRWTPEVVFFGHGYLVPKADGRLIIGATEDDAGYDTRVTLEGIQQLGDIARRFRIDASHIYWERSWAGLRPATPDGLPILGPVPGHDEAFLATGHYRNGILLAPVTGELAALWVEGHWSEAAVDIRPFRPGRFQDMDDNPRA, from the coding sequence ATGGGTTATGACGTCATTGTCGTGGGCGGTGGTATTATTGGCCAGGCGATTACCTTTCGATTGGCGACAGCCGGATTTCGGGTGGCCCTAGTCGAGGCCGGAGAACCGGGGGGCCAAGCCACCCGGGCGGCGGCCGGTATTTTGTCCCCGGCTGCCGAAGCGGCCGTTACGAGTCCTTTATGGCCTCTCATGCGGGAAAGTCTTCGACTTTATCCCGAATGGGTAACCCGAGTGGAACAACACAGCGGGATTCGCCCCGAACTTTTTCTCGACGGGGTATTGATTACGGCTTTAGAGTCGGATGCGGCCGACTTGGCCCGCCGACAAGAGGTGCTCAGGGCGGCCGGGGTGGCGGCCGAATGGTGGTCGCCGACCGTGGTGGCCGACCATATCCCGGGGCTCGCGCCGCTTCATCCGCTGGCCTTGTGGATCCCGGGCGAAGGGCAAATCGAAGCCCCCCGCTGGTTACGGGCCCTAACCGACGCGGCCCGGCATTTTCATGCCGATCAGTTTTGGGGGGAACCGGTCGTCCAATGGGTGACCGATGCCACCGGCCGTTGGATCGGGGTAAAGACCCCTCGTCAGACACTTTATGGAGAACGGATGATTGTGGCGACCGGCGCTTGGACCTATCAGCTTTGGTCGCCTGGGCTGGTTGTGAAACCGATTCGGGGACAGGTGGCCGCGTTGAGGACCGCGACCCGCTGGACCCCGGAGGTGGTTTTTTTCGGTCACGGCTACTTAGTCCCCAAAGCTGACGGACGCCTCATTATTGGTGCCACCGAAGATGATGCCGGGTATGATACCCGGGTGACCTTGGAGGGCATTCAGCAGTTAGGCGACATCGCTCGCCGATTTCGAATCGATGCGAGCCATATTTATTGGGAGCGCAGTTGGGCGGGGCTTCGGCCCGCTACACCCGACGGGTTACCGATATTGGGACCCGTACCGGGGCATGATGAAGCGTTTTTGGCCACGGGACATTACCGCAACGGCATTTTATTGGCACCGGTGACGGGTGAACTCGCCGCCTTGTGGGTCGAAGGGCATTGGTCCGAGGCTGCCGTCGATATACGGCCGTTTCGACCCGGGCGGTTTCAGGACATGGATGACAACCCTAGGGCATAG
- a CDS encoding protein of unknown function DUF156 (PFAM: Uncharacterised BCR, COG1937~COGs: COG1937 conserved hypothetical protein~InterPro IPR003735~KEGG: mmi:MMAR_4874 hypothetical protein~PFAM: Protein of unknown function DUF156~SPTR: Putative uncharacterized protein), translating into MEPGLKEDAALRLKVAVGHLESVRKMVDQDVYCVNIMKQLAAVQASLEQVQRILLRNHLLTCVSDAVSQGFGPQIIDELVDAMKYMPFSTGQAIHPAEPLHALVEHPVCQCHRTEPEVT; encoded by the coding sequence ATGGAGCCGGGACTTAAAGAGGATGCGGCCTTGCGGTTAAAAGTGGCCGTGGGGCATCTGGAAAGCGTCCGGAAAATGGTCGACCAGGATGTTTATTGCGTCAACATCATGAAGCAACTGGCTGCGGTACAAGCCAGTTTGGAACAGGTGCAACGCATCTTGTTACGTAATCATTTGCTGACGTGCGTATCGGATGCCGTGAGCCAAGGATTTGGACCGCAAATCATTGACGAGCTGGTCGATGCGATGAAGTATATGCCGTTTTCGACCGGGCAAGCCATTCATCCCGCCGAGCCGCTTCATGCCTTGGTCGAACATCCGGTGTGCCAATGCCACCGGACAGAACCGGAGGTGACATAA